One region of Aurantimonas sp. HBX-1 genomic DNA includes:
- a CDS encoding metal ABC transporter permease gives MIDTLLEPFGYGYMVNAMWVSALVGAVCAFLSAYLMLKGWSLIGDALSHAIVPGVAGAYMLGLPFALGAFLSGGLAAGAMLFLNQRTRLKEDTIIGLIFTSFFGLGLFMVSLSPASVNIQTIVLGNILAITPADTLQLAIIGFVSLAILGLKWKDLMVTFFDENHARSIGLNPALLKIVFFTLLSASTVAALQTVGAFLVIAMVVTPGATAYLLTDRFPRLILISVAIGAVTSFVGAYASFFLDGATGGIIVVLMTSIFLLTFVFAPKHGMLAAKRRRAEALEPSP, from the coding sequence GTGATCGACACGCTGCTCGAGCCCTTCGGCTACGGCTACATGGTCAACGCCATGTGGGTCTCGGCGCTGGTCGGGGCGGTCTGCGCGTTTCTCTCGGCCTATCTGATGCTGAAGGGCTGGTCGCTGATCGGCGACGCGCTCAGCCACGCCATCGTGCCGGGCGTCGCCGGCGCCTACATGCTGGGCCTGCCCTTCGCGCTCGGCGCCTTCCTGTCCGGCGGGCTGGCGGCCGGCGCCATGCTGTTCCTCAACCAGCGCACGCGGCTGAAGGAGGACACGATCATCGGCCTGATCTTCACCTCGTTCTTCGGCCTCGGCCTGTTCATGGTGTCGCTGTCGCCGGCCTCGGTGAACATCCAGACCATCGTGCTCGGCAACATCCTCGCGATCACGCCCGCCGACACGCTGCAGCTGGCGATCATCGGCTTCGTCTCGCTGGCGATCCTCGGGCTGAAGTGGAAGGACCTGATGGTGACCTTCTTCGACGAGAACCACGCCCGGTCGATCGGCCTCAACCCGGCGCTCCTGAAGATCGTGTTCTTCACCCTGCTCAGCGCCTCGACCGTGGCGGCGCTGCAGACGGTGGGCGCGTTCCTGGTCATCGCCATGGTGGTGACGCCCGGCGCCACGGCCTACCTCCTGACCGACCGCTTCCCGCGGCTGATCCTGATCAGCGTCGCCATCGGCGCCGTGACGAGCTTCGTCGGCGCCTATGCCAGCTTCTTCCTCGACGGGGCGACCGGCGGCATCATCGTCGTCCTGATGACGTCGATCTTCCTTCTCACCTTCGTCTTCGCACCCAAGCACGGCATGCTGGCCGCCAAGCGGCGGCGGGCCGAGGCGCTGGAGCCGTCGCCATGA
- a CDS encoding CHAD domain-containing protein, whose product MAYRFDLAAPFDAEVRRIAGEQIRKAEKELSDPAGDQHEAVHDVRKRLKKLRGLLRLVRDARPKFYAKENARFRDMARALSGVRDRAALVESLDALQARYKDEEAGEAFEPIRQHLIAQRETASAADLAPAIEATLRNLAEARSRLDAFAVGKKNKAGDAAAIVASGFARIAGQARVEISDAEKRGEASIFHDLRKRAKYHSMHLKLLGPLWPEAMAPLADAAAALGDDLGLDHDYAVLQAEIAADPEPFGSPDKVAVVLALIERRQAELRQASLDRARRLFAEDASAAEQRIGRLWHVAAERARRDGEPAGTGAAAVS is encoded by the coding sequence ATGGCCTACCGATTCGACCTCGCTGCCCCGTTCGATGCGGAGGTCCGCCGCATCGCCGGCGAGCAGATCCGCAAGGCGGAGAAGGAACTCTCCGACCCCGCGGGCGACCAGCACGAAGCCGTCCACGATGTCCGCAAGCGGCTGAAGAAGCTGCGCGGCCTGCTCCGGTTGGTGCGCGACGCAAGGCCGAAATTCTACGCCAAGGAAAATGCCCGCTTCCGCGACATGGCCCGGGCGCTGTCGGGCGTGCGGGACCGCGCTGCCCTGGTCGAATCGCTCGACGCGCTGCAGGCCCGCTACAAGGACGAGGAAGCAGGCGAGGCGTTCGAGCCGATCCGGCAGCATCTGATCGCGCAACGCGAGACGGCGTCCGCCGCCGATCTCGCCCCGGCCATCGAGGCGACGCTGCGCAATCTCGCCGAGGCGCGCAGCCGGCTCGACGCCTTCGCGGTCGGCAAGAAGAACAAAGCGGGCGACGCCGCCGCCATCGTCGCCAGCGGCTTTGCCCGCATTGCGGGTCAGGCGCGCGTCGAAATCAGCGACGCCGAAAAGCGCGGGGAGGCGTCGATCTTCCATGATCTGCGCAAGCGCGCCAAATACCATTCGATGCATCTGAAGCTGCTCGGACCGCTGTGGCCGGAGGCGATGGCGCCGCTGGCGGACGCGGCAGCGGCGCTGGGCGACGATCTCGGGCTCGACCACGACTATGCCGTGCTGCAGGCGGAGATCGCGGCGGACCCCGAGCCCTTCGGCTCGCCCGACAAGGTGGCGGTGGTGCTGGCGCTGATCGAACGGCGCCAGGCGGAACTGCGCCAGGCCAGCCTCGACAGGGCGCGGCGGCTCTTCGCAGAGGATGCATCGGCGGCCGAACAGCGCATCGGCCGGCTCTGGCACGTGGCGGCGGAGCGCGCCCGGCGTGACGGCGAGCCCGCCGGGACGGGCGCGGCCGCGGTCTCCTGA
- a CDS encoding metal ABC transporter substrate-binding protein, with protein MRTVRWTIALLVAAGLAAGPAAAQEKLKVVTTFTVIADMARNVAGDAAVVESITKPGAEIHNYQPTPRDILKAQGAQLILWNGLNLELWFERFFQNLSDVPSIVVSDGVVPMGIAAGPYEGKPNPHAWMSGEAANIYIDNIAEAFGSADPDNADTYLANAEAYKAEIASTLEPIRVELAAIPEEKRWLVTSEGAFSYLARDFGLKELFLWPINADAQGTPQQVREVIDTMRANDIGCIFSESTISPDPAQQVARETGATYGGVLYVDSLSEADGPVPTYLDLLRVTAETIAACLSK; from the coding sequence ATGCGCACCGTCCGGTGGACCATCGCCCTTCTCGTGGCCGCGGGCCTCGCCGCCGGCCCCGCCGCGGCGCAGGAGAAGCTGAAGGTGGTGACCACCTTCACGGTCATCGCCGACATGGCGCGCAACGTCGCCGGCGACGCGGCGGTGGTGGAGTCGATCACCAAGCCCGGCGCCGAGATCCACAACTACCAGCCGACGCCGCGCGACATATTGAAGGCGCAGGGTGCGCAGCTGATCCTGTGGAACGGGCTCAATCTCGAACTCTGGTTCGAGCGGTTCTTCCAGAACCTCTCGGACGTTCCGAGCATCGTCGTGTCGGACGGCGTGGTGCCGATGGGCATCGCCGCCGGTCCCTACGAGGGCAAGCCCAACCCGCATGCCTGGATGTCGGGCGAGGCGGCGAACATCTATATCGACAACATCGCCGAGGCCTTCGGCTCAGCCGATCCCGACAATGCCGACACCTATCTGGCCAATGCCGAGGCCTACAAGGCCGAGATCGCCTCGACGCTGGAGCCGATCCGGGTGGAGCTCGCGGCGATCCCGGAGGAAAAGCGCTGGCTGGTCACGAGCGAGGGGGCGTTCAGCTATCTCGCCCGCGACTTCGGGCTGAAGGAGCTGTTCCTCTGGCCGATCAACGCCGACGCGCAGGGAACGCCCCAGCAGGTGCGAGAGGTGATCGACACGATGCGCGCCAACGACATCGGCTGCATCTTCTCCGAAAGCACGATCTCGCCGGACCCGGCGCAGCAGGTGGCGCGCGAGACCGGCGCCACCTATGGCGGCGTCCTCTATGTCGATTCGCTGAGCGAGGCGGACGGGCCGGTGCCGACCTATCTCGACCTGCTGCGCGTGACGGCGGAGACCATCGCCGCGTGTCTTTCCAAATGA
- a CDS encoding metal ABC transporter permease translates to MSFLDTALMPLQFPFMQNALIVAVLVAVPAALLSCFLVLKGWSLMGDAISHAVLPGVVIAYIVGIPLAIGAFAAGMTCALATGFLQENSRIKQDTVMGVVFSGMFALGLVLYTQIQTDVHLDHILFGDILGIGWADIAQSGVIALVVAGIILLKWRDLLLHAFDPAQAKAVGLPVQLMHYGLLCLLSLTIVGALKAVGIILAIALLIAPGAIAFLLTRSFGMMLFTATLVAAGASLAGVYLSFFIDSAPAPTIVLLMTIVFIGAFIATTLRTRAAERRGGARRGPDGPAEQAG, encoded by the coding sequence ATGAGCTTCCTCGACACGGCGCTGATGCCGCTGCAGTTCCCGTTCATGCAGAACGCGCTGATCGTCGCGGTCCTCGTCGCGGTGCCGGCGGCGCTGCTCTCCTGTTTCCTGGTGCTGAAGGGCTGGTCGCTGATGGGCGACGCGATCAGCCATGCGGTGCTGCCGGGCGTGGTGATCGCCTATATCGTCGGCATCCCGCTCGCCATCGGCGCCTTCGCGGCTGGCATGACCTGCGCGCTCGCCACCGGCTTCCTGCAGGAGAACAGCCGGATCAAGCAGGACACGGTGATGGGCGTGGTGTTCTCCGGCATGTTCGCACTCGGCCTGGTGCTCTACACGCAGATCCAGACCGACGTGCATCTCGACCACATATTGTTCGGCGACATTCTCGGCATCGGCTGGGCCGACATCGCGCAGAGCGGCGTCATCGCCCTGGTGGTCGCCGGGATCATCCTGCTCAAATGGCGCGACCTCCTGCTGCACGCCTTCGACCCGGCGCAGGCCAAGGCCGTCGGCCTGCCGGTCCAGCTGATGCATTACGGCCTGCTCTGCCTCCTGTCGCTGACCATCGTCGGGGCGCTCAAGGCGGTCGGCATCATCCTCGCCATTGCGCTGCTGATCGCGCCGGGGGCAATCGCCTTCCTGCTGACCCGCTCCTTCGGCATGATGCTGTTTACGGCGACGCTGGTCGCTGCCGGCGCCTCGCTGGCCGGGGTCTATCTCAGCTTCTTCATCGACAGCGCGCCGGCGCCGACCATCGTGCTCTTGATGACCATCGTGTTCATCGGCGCCTTCATAGCGACGACGCTGCGGACGCGGGCGGCGGAAAGGCGCGGCGGCGCCCGGCGCGGACCCGACGGACCGGCGGAACAGGCCGGCTGA
- a CDS encoding twin-arginine translocation signal domain-containing protein, which produces MWKTVRMLFGTGRTEAAAEPEPSRRQFLVGLGVAGGLAVVAPALLRATPAAAAEPMPAPGPLADADADDGYEVAQRWDDDRRYRRYRRRRRRHDRRRYDRRDFARRCRRDPRFRRDNRNLCRRVIGGRGRRGSCVDLGPVTICD; this is translated from the coding sequence ATGTGGAAGACAGTCAGAATGCTGTTCGGCACCGGCCGGACGGAAGCCGCGGCCGAGCCGGAGCCGTCGCGCCGGCAGTTCCTCGTCGGCCTCGGCGTCGCGGGCGGCCTTGCCGTCGTCGCGCCGGCGCTGCTGCGGGCAACCCCTGCCGCGGCGGCCGAGCCGATGCCGGCGCCGGGCCCGCTCGCCGACGCCGATGCCGACGACGGCTACGAGGTCGCCCAGCGCTGGGACGACGACCGGCGGTACCGTCGCTACCGGCGCCGGCGCCGCCGGCATGACCGCCGCCGCTACGACCGCCGCGACTTCGCCCGCCGCTGCCGGCGCGACCCGCGCTTCCGCCGCGACAACCGCAATCTCTGCCGCCGGGTGATCGGCGGCCGCGGCCGCCGCGGCAGCTGCGTCGATCTCGGCCCGGTCACGATCTGCGACTGA
- a CDS encoding CYTH domain-containing protein gives MAREIERKFLVANDDWRGAVTETARLAQFYLFARADASMRVRIKDRASARLTIKTGSGADRGEFEYDIPLEDAEALRDSRVGKLVEKTRHIVPLGRWQVEVDVFEGDLAGLVLAEIELQDASDQPPLPAFLGREVTGDPRYLNARLALDGLPQPD, from the coding sequence ATGGCGCGCGAGATCGAACGGAAATTCCTGGTGGCAAACGACGACTGGCGCGGCGCGGTCACCGAAACCGCGCGGCTCGCCCAGTTCTATCTGTTCGCCCGGGCGGACGCCTCGATGCGGGTGCGCATCAAGGACAGGGCGAGCGCCCGGCTGACCATCAAGACCGGCAGCGGTGCCGACCGCGGCGAGTTCGAATACGACATCCCGCTGGAGGACGCCGAGGCGCTGCGAGACAGCCGCGTCGGCAAGCTCGTCGAGAAGACCCGCCACATCGTGCCGCTGGGCCGCTGGCAGGTGGAGGTCGACGTGTTCGAGGGAGACCTGGCGGGCCTGGTGCTGGCGGAGATCGAGCTGCAGGACGCCAGCGACCAGCCGCCCTTGCCGGCGTTTCTCGGCCGCGAGGTCACCGGCGATCCGCGCTACCTCAACGCCCGACTGGCGCTGGACGGCCTGCCCCAGCCGGACTGA
- the lepA gene encoding translation elongation factor 4, whose product MSTMPANTPLDHIRNFSIVAHIDHGKSTLADRLIQSTGGLELRDMKEQVLDSMDIERERGITIKAQTVRLHYTARNGETYVLNLIDTPGHVDFAYEVSRSLAACEGALLVVDAAQGVEAQTLANVYLALDNNLEIVPVLNKIDLPAAEPDKVKEQIEDVIGLDASDAVMISAKSGLGIEDVLEAIVHRLPAPKEGDRNAPLKAMLVDSWYDAYLGVIVLVRIIDGELKKGQLIRMMGTDAKYPVDRVGVFTPKMVQVDALGPGELGFITASIKEVADTRVGDTITDDKRPTTTMLPGFKPAQPVVFCGLFPVDAAQFDDLRAAMGKLRLNDASFSFEMESSAALGFGFRCGFLGLLHLEIVQERLSREFDLDLIATAPSVVYDIKLTDGTTIQLHNPADMPDVMKIEAILEPWIKATILTPDEYLGNILQLCQERRGIQTDLSYVGKRAMVTYELPLNEVVFDFYDRLKSISKGYASFDYNMADYREGDLVKMSVLVNGEPVDALSMLVHRAQAERRGRGMCEKLKELIPNHLFKIPIQAAIGGKVIARETISALRKDVTAKCYGGDATRKRKLLDKQKEGKKRMRQFGKVDIPQEAFIAALKMDS is encoded by the coding sequence ATGAGCACCATGCCCGCGAACACGCCCCTCGACCACATCCGCAATTTCTCGATCGTCGCCCATATCGACCACGGGAAATCCACCCTCGCCGACCGGCTGATCCAGTCGACCGGCGGGCTGGAGCTGCGCGACATGAAGGAACAGGTGCTCGACTCGATGGACATCGAGCGCGAGCGCGGCATCACCATCAAGGCGCAGACCGTGCGCCTGCACTACACCGCCCGCAACGGCGAGACCTACGTCCTCAATCTCATCGACACGCCCGGCCATGTCGACTTCGCCTACGAGGTGTCGCGCTCGCTGGCCGCCTGCGAGGGCGCGCTCCTGGTCGTCGACGCCGCCCAGGGCGTCGAGGCGCAGACGCTCGCCAACGTCTATCTCGCCCTCGACAACAATCTCGAGATCGTCCCGGTCCTCAACAAGATCGACCTGCCGGCCGCCGAGCCGGACAAGGTGAAGGAGCAGATCGAGGACGTCATCGGCCTCGACGCCTCCGACGCGGTGATGATCTCCGCCAAGTCCGGCCTCGGCATCGAGGACGTCTTGGAGGCGATCGTCCATCGCCTCCCCGCCCCCAAGGAGGGCGACCGCAACGCGCCGCTGAAGGCGATGCTGGTCGACTCCTGGTACGACGCCTATCTCGGCGTCATCGTCCTCGTGCGCATCATCGACGGCGAGCTGAAGAAGGGCCAGCTCATCCGCATGATGGGCACCGACGCCAAATACCCGGTCGACCGGGTCGGCGTCTTCACCCCCAAGATGGTCCAGGTGGATGCGCTCGGCCCCGGCGAGCTCGGCTTCATCACCGCCTCGATCAAGGAAGTCGCCGATACCCGCGTCGGCGACACGATCACCGACGACAAGCGCCCGACCACCACCATGCTGCCCGGCTTCAAGCCCGCCCAGCCGGTGGTGTTCTGCGGCCTGTTCCCGGTCGACGCCGCCCAGTTCGACGATCTGCGCGCCGCCATGGGCAAGCTGCGGCTCAACGACGCCAGCTTCTCCTTCGAGATGGAGTCCTCGGCGGCCCTCGGTTTCGGCTTCCGCTGCGGCTTCCTCGGCCTGCTGCATCTGGAGATCGTCCAGGAGCGCCTCTCCCGCGAGTTCGACCTCGACCTCATCGCCACCGCCCCCTCGGTCGTCTACGACATCAAGCTCACCGACGGCACCACGATCCAGCTGCACAACCCGGCCGACATGCCGGACGTGATGAAGATCGAGGCGATCCTCGAGCCGTGGATCAAGGCGACGATCCTCACCCCCGACGAGTATCTCGGCAACATCCTGCAGCTCTGCCAGGAGCGGCGCGGCATCCAGACCGACCTCTCCTATGTCGGAAAGCGCGCCATGGTCACCTACGAGCTGCCGCTCAACGAGGTGGTTTTCGACTTCTACGACCGGCTGAAATCGATCTCCAAGGGCTACGCCTCCTTCGACTACAACATGGCCGACTATCGCGAGGGCGACCTCGTGAAGATGTCCGTCCTGGTCAACGGCGAGCCGGTCGACGCTTTGTCGATGCTGGTCCACCGCGCCCAGGCCGAGCGCCGCGGCCGCGGCATGTGCGAGAAGCTGAAGGAGCTGATCCCCAACCACCTCTTCAAGATCCCGATCCAGGCGGCGATCGGCGGCAAGGTGATCGCGCGCGAGACCATCTCGGCACTCCGCAAGGACGTCACCGCCAAATGCTACGGCGGCGACGCCACCAGAAAGCGCAAGCTCCTCGACAAGCAGAAGGAGGGCAAGAAGCGCATGCGCCAGTTCGGCAAGGTCGACATCCCCCAGGAAGCGTTCATCGCGGCGCTGAAGATGGATAGTTGA
- a CDS encoding manganese/iron ABC transporter ATP-binding protein: protein MNELAPDLHEAARAEAGAGIRVTDATVTYRNGQTALRDASFAIPTGTIAALVGVNGSGKSTLFKAIMGFVRVARGEIRVLGLPVRDALKQGLVAYVPQAEEVDWSFPVLVEDVVMMGRYGHMNFLRIPSATDRQAVDTALARVGMADYRKRQIGELSGGQRKRVFLARALAQDGRVILLDEPFTGVDVKTEEAIIGLLRDLREEGRVMLVSTHNLGSVPEFCDRTILLKGTVLAYGPTPEIFTQANLERAFGGVLRHFAFEAPEGGGRGPVGVLSDDERPFVLYGDDASDEAPTAGKTAP, encoded by the coding sequence ATGAACGAGCTGGCGCCCGACCTCCACGAAGCCGCCCGGGCGGAAGCCGGCGCCGGCATTCGCGTGACCGACGCGACGGTGACCTATCGCAACGGCCAGACGGCGCTGCGCGACGCCAGCTTCGCCATCCCGACCGGCACGATCGCTGCTCTGGTCGGCGTCAACGGCAGCGGCAAGTCGACGCTGTTCAAGGCGATCATGGGCTTCGTGCGGGTCGCCAGGGGCGAGATTCGGGTGCTCGGCCTGCCGGTGCGCGACGCGCTAAAGCAGGGCCTCGTCGCTTATGTGCCGCAGGCCGAGGAGGTCGACTGGAGCTTCCCGGTGCTGGTCGAGGACGTGGTGATGATGGGCCGCTACGGCCACATGAATTTTCTGCGCATTCCCTCGGCCACCGACAGGCAGGCCGTCGACACGGCGCTCGCCCGGGTGGGCATGGCGGACTATCGCAAGCGCCAGATCGGCGAGCTCTCTGGCGGCCAGCGCAAGCGGGTGTTCCTGGCGCGGGCGCTGGCGCAGGACGGCCGGGTTATCCTGCTCGACGAGCCGTTCACCGGCGTCGACGTCAAGACCGAGGAAGCCATCATCGGGCTGCTGCGCGACCTCAGGGAAGAGGGCCGGGTGATGCTGGTCTCCACGCACAATCTCGGAAGCGTGCCGGAATTCTGCGACCGCACGATCCTGCTCAAGGGCACGGTGCTCGCCTACGGGCCGACGCCGGAGATCTTCACCCAGGCCAATCTCGAGCGGGCCTTCGGCGGCGTGCTGCGGCACTTCGCCTTCGAGGCGCCGGAGGGGGGCGGCCGCGGCCCGGTCGGCGTGCTCTCCGACGACGAGCGGCCGTTCGTGCTCTACGGCGACGACGCGTCCGACGAGGCGCCGACGGCCGGGAAGACCGCGCCGTGA